The following are encoded in a window of Platichthys flesus chromosome 19, fPlaFle2.1, whole genome shotgun sequence genomic DNA:
- the hnrpkl gene encoding heterogeneous nuclear ribonucleoprotein K, like isoform X1 gives MEVKMEQQDEDLTFSNTDTNSKRPAEDMDEEQAFKRSRNTDEMVELRVLLQSKNAGAVIGKGGKNIKALRTDYNASVSVPDSSGPERILSVNASIDTIGDILLKIIPTLEEYQHYSGIDFDCELRLLIHQSLAGGIIGVKGAKIKELRENTQTTIKLFQECCPHSTDRVVLVGGKPERVIECIKVILELVSEAPIKGRAQPYDPNFYDETYDYGGFTMLFEERGRRPIGGFPIRVRGGFERMPPVRGSRPLPPSRRDYDDMSPRRGPPPPLSRGGRGGSRARNLPLPPPPPPRGGGDRFSHGSYHSSMDDRPTDRRSRGDRYDSMSGGGYDNNSSWEHFQSGEWGWIVTVPLSSFLTQNCFFMLSHNLFKDKITLNGLPLLTGGRGSYSDIGGPVITTQVTIPKDLAGSIIGKGGQRIKQIRHESGASIKIDEPLEGSEDRIITITGTQDQIQNAQYLLQNSVRQYSGRFF, from the exons ATGGAGGTGAAAATGGAGCAGCAGGACGAAGACCTCACATTCAGCAACACTGACACTAATA gTAAACGCCCGGCTGAGGACATGGATGAGGAGCAGGCCTTCAAACGATCACGCAACACAGATGAGATGGTGGAGCTGCGTGTGCTGCTTCAGAGCAAA AATGCTGGTGCTGTCATTGGAAAGGGTGGAAAGAACATAAAAGCTCTACGCACAGAC TACAATGCCAGTGTATCAGTCCCAGACAGCAGTGGCCCAGAGCG GATTCTGAGTGTGAACGCCAGCATCGACACTATTGGAGATATTCTGCTGAAAATCATCCCAACTCTAGAGGAG TACCAACATTACAGCGGGATTGACTTTGACTGTGAGCTTCGCCTGCTGATCCATCAGAGCTTGGCAGGGGGCATCATTGGGGTGAAAGGTGCCAAGATAAAGGAGCTGAGAGAG AACACCCAGACCACCATCAAGTTGTTCCAGGAATGCTGTCCACACTCAACTGACAGGGTCGTCTTGGTGGGAGGAAAACCAGAACGCGTCATTGAATGTATAAAAGTTATCCTGGAGCTGGTGTCAGAG GCTCCAATCAAAGGTCGTGCTCAGCCTTATGACCCCAATTTCTATGACGAGACGTACGATTATGGAGGTTTCACCATGTTATTTGAGGAAAGAGGCAGACGACCCATTGGTGGGTTCCCTATTCGCGTGCGTGGAGGCTTTGAACGAATGCCCCCCGTTCGTGGCAGCAGACCCTTGCCTCCCTCCAGAAGGGACTATGACGACATGAGCCCTCGTCGGGGTCCTCCACCCCCTCTGAGCCGAGGTGGAAGAGGCGGCAGCCGAGCTCGTAACCTGCCTCTtcccccacctccaccaccaagaggagg GGGAGACAGGTTTTCACATGGCAGCTACCACAGCAGCATGGACGACAGACCAAC CGACAGGAGAAGCCGAGGAGACCGTTATGACAGCATG AGTGGAGGCGGATATG ACAACAATTCTTCCTGGGAGCACTTTCAGTCTGGTGAGTGGGGATGGATCGTCACTGTCCCGCTGTCTTCTTTCTTAACCCAAAACTGTTTTTTCATGTTGTCGCacaatttatttaaagacaaaatCACCCTAAATGGGCTCCCTCTTCTAACAGGTGGCAGAGGGTCATACAGTGATATTGGAGGCCCGGTCATAACGACACAAGTCACCATCCCAAAAGAT CTGGCCGGCTCTATCATTGGAAAGGGCGGCCAGAGGATCAAGCAGATCCGCCACGAGTCTGGGGCATCCATCAAGATTGATGAACCACTAGAGGGCTCTGAGGACcgcatcatcaccatcacagGGACACAGGACCAGATCCAGAATGCCCAGTACCTGCTGCAGAACAG
- the hnrpkl gene encoding heterogeneous nuclear ribonucleoprotein K, like isoform X3, whose translation MEVKMEQQDEDLTFSNTDTNSKRPAEDMDEEQAFKRSRNTDEMVELRVLLQSKNAGAVIGKGGKNIKALRTDYNASVSVPDSSGPERILSVNASIDTIGDILLKIIPTLEEYQHYSGIDFDCELRLLIHQSLAGGIIGVKGAKIKELRENTQTTIKLFQECCPHSTDRVVLVGGKPERVIECIKVILELVSEAPIKGRAQPYDPNFYDETYDYGGFTMLFEERGRRPIGGFPIRVRGGFERMPPVRGSRPLPPSRRDYDDMSPRRGPPPPLSRGGRGGSRARNLPLPPPPPPRGGGDRFSHGSYHSSMDDRPTDRRSRGDRYDSMSGGGYDNNSSWEHFQSGGRGSYSDIGGPVITTQVTIPKDLAGSIIGKGGQRIKQIRHESGASIKIDEPLEGSEDRIITITGTQDQIQNAQYLLQNSVRQYSGRFF comes from the exons ATGGAGGTGAAAATGGAGCAGCAGGACGAAGACCTCACATTCAGCAACACTGACACTAATA gTAAACGCCCGGCTGAGGACATGGATGAGGAGCAGGCCTTCAAACGATCACGCAACACAGATGAGATGGTGGAGCTGCGTGTGCTGCTTCAGAGCAAA AATGCTGGTGCTGTCATTGGAAAGGGTGGAAAGAACATAAAAGCTCTACGCACAGAC TACAATGCCAGTGTATCAGTCCCAGACAGCAGTGGCCCAGAGCG GATTCTGAGTGTGAACGCCAGCATCGACACTATTGGAGATATTCTGCTGAAAATCATCCCAACTCTAGAGGAG TACCAACATTACAGCGGGATTGACTTTGACTGTGAGCTTCGCCTGCTGATCCATCAGAGCTTGGCAGGGGGCATCATTGGGGTGAAAGGTGCCAAGATAAAGGAGCTGAGAGAG AACACCCAGACCACCATCAAGTTGTTCCAGGAATGCTGTCCACACTCAACTGACAGGGTCGTCTTGGTGGGAGGAAAACCAGAACGCGTCATTGAATGTATAAAAGTTATCCTGGAGCTGGTGTCAGAG GCTCCAATCAAAGGTCGTGCTCAGCCTTATGACCCCAATTTCTATGACGAGACGTACGATTATGGAGGTTTCACCATGTTATTTGAGGAAAGAGGCAGACGACCCATTGGTGGGTTCCCTATTCGCGTGCGTGGAGGCTTTGAACGAATGCCCCCCGTTCGTGGCAGCAGACCCTTGCCTCCCTCCAGAAGGGACTATGACGACATGAGCCCTCGTCGGGGTCCTCCACCCCCTCTGAGCCGAGGTGGAAGAGGCGGCAGCCGAGCTCGTAACCTGCCTCTtcccccacctccaccaccaagaggagg GGGAGACAGGTTTTCACATGGCAGCTACCACAGCAGCATGGACGACAGACCAAC CGACAGGAGAAGCCGAGGAGACCGTTATGACAGCATG AGTGGAGGCGGATATG ACAACAATTCTTCCTGGGAGCACTTTCAGTCTG GTGGCAGAGGGTCATACAGTGATATTGGAGGCCCGGTCATAACGACACAAGTCACCATCCCAAAAGAT CTGGCCGGCTCTATCATTGGAAAGGGCGGCCAGAGGATCAAGCAGATCCGCCACGAGTCTGGGGCATCCATCAAGATTGATGAACCACTAGAGGGCTCTGAGGACcgcatcatcaccatcacagGGACACAGGACCAGATCCAGAATGCCCAGTACCTGCTGCAGAACAG
- the hnrpkl gene encoding heterogeneous nuclear ribonucleoprotein K, like isoform X4 — MEVKMEQQDEDLTFSNTDTNSKRPAEDMDEEQAFKRSRNTDEMVELRVLLQSKNAGAVIGKGGKNIKALRTDYNASVSVPDSSGPERILSVNASIDTIGDILLKIIPTLEEYQHYSGIDFDCELRLLIHQSLAGGIIGVKGAKIKELRENTQTTIKLFQECCPHSTDRVVLVGGKPERVIECIKVILELVSEAPIKGRAQPYDPNFYDETYDYGGFTMLFEERGRRPIGGFPIRVRGGFERMPPVRGSRPLPPSRRDYDDMSPRRGPPPPLSRGGRGGSRARNLPLPPPPPPRGGGDRFSHGSYHSSMDDRPTDRRSRGDRYDSMSGGGYGGRGSYSDIGGPVITTQVTIPKDLAGSIIGKGGQRIKQIRHESGASIKIDEPLEGSEDRIITITGTQDQIQNAQYLLQNSVRQYSGRFF; from the exons ATGGAGGTGAAAATGGAGCAGCAGGACGAAGACCTCACATTCAGCAACACTGACACTAATA gTAAACGCCCGGCTGAGGACATGGATGAGGAGCAGGCCTTCAAACGATCACGCAACACAGATGAGATGGTGGAGCTGCGTGTGCTGCTTCAGAGCAAA AATGCTGGTGCTGTCATTGGAAAGGGTGGAAAGAACATAAAAGCTCTACGCACAGAC TACAATGCCAGTGTATCAGTCCCAGACAGCAGTGGCCCAGAGCG GATTCTGAGTGTGAACGCCAGCATCGACACTATTGGAGATATTCTGCTGAAAATCATCCCAACTCTAGAGGAG TACCAACATTACAGCGGGATTGACTTTGACTGTGAGCTTCGCCTGCTGATCCATCAGAGCTTGGCAGGGGGCATCATTGGGGTGAAAGGTGCCAAGATAAAGGAGCTGAGAGAG AACACCCAGACCACCATCAAGTTGTTCCAGGAATGCTGTCCACACTCAACTGACAGGGTCGTCTTGGTGGGAGGAAAACCAGAACGCGTCATTGAATGTATAAAAGTTATCCTGGAGCTGGTGTCAGAG GCTCCAATCAAAGGTCGTGCTCAGCCTTATGACCCCAATTTCTATGACGAGACGTACGATTATGGAGGTTTCACCATGTTATTTGAGGAAAGAGGCAGACGACCCATTGGTGGGTTCCCTATTCGCGTGCGTGGAGGCTTTGAACGAATGCCCCCCGTTCGTGGCAGCAGACCCTTGCCTCCCTCCAGAAGGGACTATGACGACATGAGCCCTCGTCGGGGTCCTCCACCCCCTCTGAGCCGAGGTGGAAGAGGCGGCAGCCGAGCTCGTAACCTGCCTCTtcccccacctccaccaccaagaggagg GGGAGACAGGTTTTCACATGGCAGCTACCACAGCAGCATGGACGACAGACCAAC CGACAGGAGAAGCCGAGGAGACCGTTATGACAGCATG AGTGGAGGCGGATATG GTGGCAGAGGGTCATACAGTGATATTGGAGGCCCGGTCATAACGACACAAGTCACCATCCCAAAAGAT CTGGCCGGCTCTATCATTGGAAAGGGCGGCCAGAGGATCAAGCAGATCCGCCACGAGTCTGGGGCATCCATCAAGATTGATGAACCACTAGAGGGCTCTGAGGACcgcatcatcaccatcacagGGACACAGGACCAGATCCAGAATGCCCAGTACCTGCTGCAGAACAG
- the hnrpkl gene encoding heterogeneous nuclear ribonucleoprotein K, like isoform X2 yields the protein MDEEQAFKRSRNTDEMVELRVLLQSKNAGAVIGKGGKNIKALRTDYNASVSVPDSSGPERILSVNASIDTIGDILLKIIPTLEEYQHYSGIDFDCELRLLIHQSLAGGIIGVKGAKIKELRENTQTTIKLFQECCPHSTDRVVLVGGKPERVIECIKVILELVSEAPIKGRAQPYDPNFYDETYDYGGFTMLFEERGRRPIGGFPIRVRGGFERMPPVRGSRPLPPSRRDYDDMSPRRGPPPPLSRGGRGGSRARNLPLPPPPPPRGGGDRFSHGSYHSSMDDRPTDRRSRGDRYDSMSGGGYDNNSSWEHFQSGEWGWIVTVPLSSFLTQNCFFMLSHNLFKDKITLNGLPLLTGGRGSYSDIGGPVITTQVTIPKDLAGSIIGKGGQRIKQIRHESGASIKIDEPLEGSEDRIITITGTQDQIQNAQYLLQNSVRQYSGRFF from the exons ATGGATGAGGAGCAGGCCTTCAAACGATCACGCAACACAGATGAGATGGTGGAGCTGCGTGTGCTGCTTCAGAGCAAA AATGCTGGTGCTGTCATTGGAAAGGGTGGAAAGAACATAAAAGCTCTACGCACAGAC TACAATGCCAGTGTATCAGTCCCAGACAGCAGTGGCCCAGAGCG GATTCTGAGTGTGAACGCCAGCATCGACACTATTGGAGATATTCTGCTGAAAATCATCCCAACTCTAGAGGAG TACCAACATTACAGCGGGATTGACTTTGACTGTGAGCTTCGCCTGCTGATCCATCAGAGCTTGGCAGGGGGCATCATTGGGGTGAAAGGTGCCAAGATAAAGGAGCTGAGAGAG AACACCCAGACCACCATCAAGTTGTTCCAGGAATGCTGTCCACACTCAACTGACAGGGTCGTCTTGGTGGGAGGAAAACCAGAACGCGTCATTGAATGTATAAAAGTTATCCTGGAGCTGGTGTCAGAG GCTCCAATCAAAGGTCGTGCTCAGCCTTATGACCCCAATTTCTATGACGAGACGTACGATTATGGAGGTTTCACCATGTTATTTGAGGAAAGAGGCAGACGACCCATTGGTGGGTTCCCTATTCGCGTGCGTGGAGGCTTTGAACGAATGCCCCCCGTTCGTGGCAGCAGACCCTTGCCTCCCTCCAGAAGGGACTATGACGACATGAGCCCTCGTCGGGGTCCTCCACCCCCTCTGAGCCGAGGTGGAAGAGGCGGCAGCCGAGCTCGTAACCTGCCTCTtcccccacctccaccaccaagaggagg GGGAGACAGGTTTTCACATGGCAGCTACCACAGCAGCATGGACGACAGACCAAC CGACAGGAGAAGCCGAGGAGACCGTTATGACAGCATG AGTGGAGGCGGATATG ACAACAATTCTTCCTGGGAGCACTTTCAGTCTGGTGAGTGGGGATGGATCGTCACTGTCCCGCTGTCTTCTTTCTTAACCCAAAACTGTTTTTTCATGTTGTCGCacaatttatttaaagacaaaatCACCCTAAATGGGCTCCCTCTTCTAACAGGTGGCAGAGGGTCATACAGTGATATTGGAGGCCCGGTCATAACGACACAAGTCACCATCCCAAAAGAT CTGGCCGGCTCTATCATTGGAAAGGGCGGCCAGAGGATCAAGCAGATCCGCCACGAGTCTGGGGCATCCATCAAGATTGATGAACCACTAGAGGGCTCTGAGGACcgcatcatcaccatcacagGGACACAGGACCAGATCCAGAATGCCCAGTACCTGCTGCAGAACAG